One region of Archocentrus centrarchus isolate MPI-CPG fArcCen1 chromosome 6, fArcCen1, whole genome shotgun sequence genomic DNA includes:
- the syt19 gene encoding synaptotagmin-2, whose translation MVTLVDYPAPAELISKAGDLRIPFSDVVKYCILGVSVAFLLLALSILAWQFYRCCAEKHTTYTQQDTFMHNHLLYSEELTTTTTPGNYSGTPDTKVEDVSTEARRLSRCLSQASFPSSESILAAGDKEEQAAIQTVDGSLRFSVYCDQMQSRLVVTVLQVEGLLEHHQGRSLQPFVKILLMWAGSEAVEVEGCKNEEGEAMPPVMWTVLQEWHTRIVKGSCNPLFGDQFSCVLQEDKLHHINLRMEVRDFDKFSRHTVLGEVRVPLGQLNISYPLELQEDLQTPQKDLVGEVLLSLKFLPTAQRLEVGLLKVRTVFAEISSDAALYARISVQCNQCKLKYQKTSAVARSLLTVFNEVFLFSLPEVHLERCKILVCVYETHTARKSAKRLIGQLSVGTDKSSETNEHWTLMMRSVRQPVAKWHGLLI comes from the exons ATGGTGACTCTTGTAGACTACCCAGCTCCTGCAGAGCTGATCTCAAAAGCTGGAGACCTGAGAATACCGTTTTCTGATGTGGTCAAGTACTGCATTCTGGGCGTCTCTGTCGCTTTCCTACTGCTGGCTCTGAGCATCTTAGCCTGGCAGTTCTACAGATGCTGCGCAGAGAAACACACTACATACACCCAGCAAGATACAT TCATGCATAATCACTTGCTGTACTCAGAAGAattgacaacaacaacaacaccaggAAACTACTCAGGAACTCCAGATACTAAA GTAGAGGATGTCAGCACAGAGGCCCGCAGACTGAGCCGCTGCCTGTCTCAGGCCTCGTTTCCCTCCTCAGAATCCATCCTGGCAGCTGGAGACAAAGAAGAGCAGGCAGCTATTCAAACG GTGGATGGATCACTGCGGTTCTCCGTCTACTGTGATCAGATGCAGTCACGTCTGGTGGTCACCGTGTTGCAGGTGGAGGGGCTTTTGGAGCACCACCAGGGCCGAAGCCTCCAGCCATTTGTTAAAATACTGCTCATGTGGGCTGGCTCGGAGGCAGTCGAAGTAGAGGGCTGTAAAAATGAAGAG GGTGAAGCCATGCCTCCTGTTATGTGGACAGTGCTGCAGGAGTGGCATACTCGCATTGTGAAAGGCAGCTGTAACCCTTTATTTGGAGACCAGTTCAGCTGTGTTCTGCAAGAGGATAAGCTTCATCACATCAACCTCAGGATGGAG GTGAGAGACTTCGATAAATTCTCCAGACACACAGTGTTAGGAGAAGTGAGGGTTCCTCTAGGACAGCTCAACATCTCGTACCCTCTGGAACTGCAAGAGGATCTGCAGACACCCCAGAAG GATCTTGTTGGCGAGGTGCTTTTGTCATTGAAGTTTCTTCCTACCGCTCAGAGGCTGGAGGTTGGGCTGCTAAAGGTCAGAACGGTCTTTGCTGAAATATCCTCAGACGCAG CCCTGTATGCCAGGATCAGCGTCCAGTGCAATCAGTGCAAGCTGAAGTACCAGAAAACCTCTGCAGTGGCTCGGAGCCTGCTGACTGTTTTCAACGAGGTCTTCTTGTTCTCCCTTCCGGAGGTTCATCTGGAGCGGTGTAAGATTTTGGTCTGTGTGTATGAAACTCACACAGCAAGAAAATCAGCGAAACGACTGATTGGACAGCTGAGTGTGGGGACGGACAAGAGTTCAGAAACGAATGAGCACTGGACTTTGATGATGCGCTCAGTCCGCCAGCCAGTAGCAAAGTGGCATGGTCTCCTGATCTGA